The following coding sequences lie in one Desulfosalsimonas propionicica genomic window:
- a CDS encoding endonuclease/exonuclease/phosphatase family protein → MSFAKSYKFGKSCILAALLICLTLPAASRAGCIKIAAYNLENLFDLKHDGTEYTGYIPGGPLGWNRDMMETKVDHLARVIHDLDADIIGLQEVESPAALETLLRHLAQKDSPYPYSAIADARDAAVRCALLSRFAIMDSSEIFAEGGSGRSILRADIDISGNRLIVFVNHWKSKSGPESRRMAGARALAEAVEKLPEKTDYVLLGDFNTNYNEHETLRRRPKLNDTGGKTGLEHVLNTRFQGAAVDERQLIINPAQGLHYNLWLELDEHRRWSARFFGRPQSPDAILLPAALYDDHGISYLDNSFDRFDPGYLFDRHRIRRWQRADQGRGRHLGRGYSDHLPVYACLQTGPFVFRPETTSPVKSLEKAEIADLYNAKAGAVRFALKNCAVIYRHGDNAVIKQPGGRAVYVYKAAADLDKGAYYDLVVIRLKRFHGNLEVTGVKKVCPRPGIAPVGSLYISDPDADFSEAKLENEVIGAYTGRYANGHFYYGNQRKIRLYFADKALAPQAPAQVRIRGARIGYHRSPELVIEKNTQIREVKP, encoded by the coding sequence ATGTCTTTTGCAAAGTCATATAAATTTGGGAAATCCTGCATTTTAGCGGCATTGTTGATCTGCCTGACATTGCCGGCCGCCTCCCGGGCCGGGTGCATTAAAATTGCCGCCTATAACCTGGAAAATCTTTTTGACCTCAAACATGACGGCACTGAATACACCGGCTATATTCCGGGCGGTCCTCTTGGCTGGAACAGGGATATGATGGAAACCAAGGTGGATCATTTGGCGCGGGTAATCCATGATCTTGACGCCGATATCATAGGCCTCCAGGAGGTGGAGTCCCCGGCGGCCCTTGAGACACTGCTGCGGCACCTGGCTCAGAAGGACAGCCCCTATCCTTACTCTGCCATTGCCGATGCCCGTGACGCAGCGGTCAGATGCGCCCTGCTGTCAAGATTTGCGATTATGGATTCGTCGGAGATCTTTGCGGAAGGCGGCTCCGGCCGAAGTATACTTCGGGCGGACATCGATATTTCCGGGAATCGGCTGATTGTTTTTGTCAATCACTGGAAATCCAAAAGCGGACCGGAAAGCCGCAGGATGGCCGGCGCCCGGGCCCTGGCCGAAGCCGTGGAAAAGTTGCCGGAAAAAACCGATTATGTGCTTCTGGGGGATTTTAACACGAATTACAATGAGCATGAAACCCTCCGTCGCCGGCCGAAACTCAATGATACCGGCGGAAAAACAGGGCTGGAGCATGTTTTAAATACCCGTTTTCAGGGCGCGGCCGTGGATGAGCGGCAGCTGATCATCAACCCGGCACAGGGCCTGCATTACAATCTGTGGCTGGAGCTGGACGAACATCGGCGCTGGTCTGCCCGGTTTTTCGGCCGCCCCCAGAGCCCGGATGCCATTTTGCTGCCCGCAGCCCTTTATGACGACCACGGCATTTCCTACCTGGACAATTCATTTGACAGGTTCGACCCGGGCTATCTGTTTGACCGGCATCGCATCCGGCGCTGGCAGCGGGCGGATCAGGGCCGGGGCCGGCACCTGGGGCGGGGATATTCGGATCATCTGCCGGTTTATGCCTGCCTGCAGACCGGGCCCTTTGTTTTTCGGCCGGAGACCACAAGCCCTGTAAAGAGTTTGGAAAAAGCTGAAATAGCCGATCTGTATAATGCGAAAGCCGGGGCCGTGCGATTTGCGCTGAAAAATTGTGCCGTGATTTACCGGCACGGTGATAATGCCGTGATCAAGCAGCCCGGCGGCCGGGCTGTTTATGTATATAAAGCAGCAGCCGATCTGGACAAAGGCGCTTATTATGATCTGGTTGTGATCCGGCTGAAACGTTTTCACGGCAACCTGGAGGTCACAGGTGTCAAAAAGGTTTGTCCACGCCCGGGCATTGCCCCGGTTGGTTCCCTGTATATCTCGGATCCGGACGCGGATTTTTCCGAGGCGAAACTGGAAAACGAGGTCATCGGGGCTTATACCGGGCGGTATGCCAACGGGCATTTTTACTATGGAAATCAGCGGAAAATCCGGCTATATTTTGCTGATAAGGCTCTTGCACCACAAGCGCCGGCACAGGTCCGGATACGGGGCGCGCGCATTGGTTACCATCGCAGCCCGGAGCTTGTGATTGAAAAAAATACACAAATCAGAGAAGTAAAACCATGA
- a CDS encoding acyl-CoA dehydratase activase — MTMTIQNPEKQDREPLVLGLDAGSVSAGLAVLTPERELLHSDYRFHHGQIAGTLEKMLASVDPGRLAAVCLTHSTPRIVDGDWRCDDRVAVIAAAGFFHDKIGAILNVGGENFSLMRFDGQGRYAGLETNTSCAAGTGSFLDQQAGRLNLSGISDLARIAADNTGAVPKIASRCAVFAKTDLIHAQQEGYSLAEICDGLCRGLARNIVDTVFKHQRPNVPVIFCGGVARNPAVIHHISEMTGIQLVVDEMAPLYGAVGTALSWIEENWTGKKSKKAAAFRAPKPVVRQAEFERTYGHPPLVLEHSQYPEFKSMEAYIYKAGSQGFASDVEIDIYARLEPESRQQVYLGMDIGSTSTKAVWLTPEKQVMAGFYTRTAGRPVAALCGVLEAMEDLVVKKDLNLCIAGAGTTGSGRKFVGRIAGADRILDEITAHARAARELNADVDTIIEIGGQDSKFTTLKNGRVTFSIMNTVCAAGTGSFLEEQAEKLGVDLADYAQLTQNVAAPVASDRCTVFMERDINYYLSLGYEVREVLAAALHSVRENYLTKVAVEAGIGENVCFQGATAKNRSLVAAFEQRLGRPVYVSEFCHLTGAMGVALYLADEGLSQSAFRGLGLHKAEIPVRSEICDLCPNHCKLTIADMADGPVAFGFLCGRDYNTRHFVDNNRAGFDLVKTRGRVFAPAAAAPEQAGLTVGIPAALYMHEDVSMWVDFFHQLGMRTHIAPKSADVLARGKARAGAEFCAPITALHGHVDYLLGKTDFVFLPHYLENREKDGSARRQYCYYSQFGPALTAALDDSGQNRIVSPVIRSLYNPFHTRLALYRAVRRMNPDLGFFEIIRAYERARSRHQTAVEKWRQVFEHRFSPSQEVSVMFLGRPYTVLDPAMNKNIPKIFGSLGVKGFFQDMLDLENGDFSEIAGFLNELHWNYAADIIKAAKVVAETPGLYPVLMTSFKCSPDSFVRDVFQSLMEGANKPYLILELDEHGSSVGYETRIEAAVRAFDNHFHSGRPQRNDAGRINPANASGMQAKTVVLPSWDPITCRLLAANLRREGIDARAVTETPDAIRRSMQLNSGQCIPINVMAQEFVDYVTENDLDPANTVLWMGYSEVPCNIRLYPYKIKEMISSFGRDMAGAEVYAGEISFADVSLRAATNAYFAFMFGGLLRRMACRTRPYEKNPGAADRAVEAGIRTLEKAFLGLQDKETAVIETVKRFEHIETVAGSRPKVAIFGDLYARDNPVFNQDLISLIEACGGEALTTPYTDYAKMIAPAYFKKWFTEGRFASLLVNRGLLATMVYREKAYYRHFQKVLKEPEPVYDVAPEKILAQFGMVGENTGESMDNILKIYYICRHHPEVALFVQTSPAFCCPSLITEAMAKTIETQTGVPMVSITYDGTGGEKNRKIVPYLKFARPPEAGGERADAACPKSV; from the coding sequence ATGACAATGACGATACAGAACCCGGAAAAGCAAGACAGGGAACCCCTGGTGCTGGGACTGGATGCCGGATCGGTCAGCGCCGGTCTGGCGGTTTTGACGCCGGAAAGGGAACTTCTGCACTCGGATTACCGCTTTCATCACGGCCAGATCGCCGGCACCCTGGAAAAGATGCTGGCCTCGGTGGACCCCGGCCGACTGGCGGCTGTATGCCTCACCCACTCCACGCCACGGATTGTTGACGGGGACTGGCGCTGCGATGACCGGGTGGCGGTGATTGCTGCAGCCGGTTTTTTTCATGATAAAATCGGGGCCATACTCAATGTCGGGGGTGAAAATTTTTCCCTCATGCGCTTTGACGGGCAGGGGCGGTATGCCGGCCTGGAGACCAATACCTCGTGCGCCGCAGGAACCGGCAGCTTTCTGGATCAGCAGGCCGGCCGGCTTAATCTGTCCGGCATATCGGATCTGGCCCGGATTGCTGCGGACAATACAGGTGCCGTTCCCAAGATCGCATCCAGGTGTGCGGTTTTTGCCAAGACCGATTTGATCCACGCCCAGCAGGAGGGCTACAGTCTGGCTGAAATTTGCGACGGGCTGTGCCGGGGACTGGCCAGAAATATCGTGGATACGGTGTTCAAACATCAGCGCCCCAATGTCCCGGTGATTTTTTGCGGGGGTGTGGCCCGCAATCCCGCAGTGATTCATCATATCAGCGAAATGACGGGAATTCAGCTGGTTGTGGATGAAATGGCGCCCCTTTACGGCGCCGTGGGAACAGCCCTGTCCTGGATCGAGGAAAACTGGACCGGGAAAAAATCAAAAAAGGCGGCTGCCTTCCGTGCCCCAAAGCCCGTGGTGCGGCAGGCCGAGTTTGAGCGTACATACGGCCATCCGCCTCTGGTATTGGAGCATTCCCAATATCCGGAATTCAAATCCATGGAAGCCTATATCTACAAAGCCGGCAGCCAGGGGTTTGCCAGCGACGTGGAAATCGACATATACGCCCGGCTGGAACCTGAAAGCCGGCAGCAGGTGTATCTGGGCATGGATATCGGGTCTACCAGCACCAAGGCGGTTTGGCTGACACCGGAAAAACAGGTGATGGCCGGATTCTACACCCGCACCGCCGGCCGCCCCGTTGCCGCCCTGTGCGGCGTGCTGGAGGCCATGGAGGATCTGGTTGTCAAAAAAGATCTGAATTTGTGCATTGCCGGTGCCGGCACCACAGGCTCGGGCCGAAAGTTCGTGGGCCGGATTGCCGGTGCCGACCGGATTCTTGATGAGATTACCGCCCATGCCCGTGCCGCACGGGAGCTGAACGCGGATGTGGACACCATCATTGAAATCGGCGGCCAGGATTCCAAGTTCACCACCCTGAAAAACGGCCGGGTGACATTTTCAATCATGAACACGGTGTGCGCGGCCGGCACGGGAAGTTTCCTTGAGGAACAGGCTGAAAAGCTCGGTGTGGACCTGGCGGATTACGCCCAGCTGACCCAAAACGTGGCCGCTCCCGTGGCAAGCGATCGGTGCACGGTTTTCATGGAGCGGGATATCAATTACTACCTGAGCCTGGGCTACGAGGTAAGAGAAGTGCTGGCCGCGGCCCTGCACTCGGTACGGGAAAATTATCTGACCAAGGTGGCAGTGGAGGCCGGCATTGGCGAAAACGTCTGCTTTCAGGGCGCCACTGCCAAAAACCGTTCCCTGGTTGCCGCCTTTGAGCAGCGCCTGGGCCGGCCGGTTTACGTCTCCGAGTTTTGCCATCTGACAGGTGCCATGGGCGTGGCCCTTTATCTGGCAGATGAAGGCCTGTCCCAGAGCGCATTCCGGGGTCTGGGCCTGCATAAGGCCGAAATTCCGGTCCGGTCCGAGATCTGCGATCTGTGTCCCAATCACTGCAAGCTCACCATTGCCGATATGGCCGACGGCCCTGTGGCATTCGGGTTTTTATGCGGCCGGGACTATAACACCCGGCATTTTGTGGACAACAACCGGGCCGGATTTGACCTTGTTAAAACCCGTGGCCGGGTTTTTGCCCCGGCTGCGGCCGCACCCGAGCAGGCCGGCTTGACTGTTGGCATTCCCGCGGCCCTGTATATGCATGAAGACGTGTCCATGTGGGTGGATTTTTTCCATCAGCTCGGCATGCGCACGCATATCGCGCCCAAAAGCGCTGATGTGCTGGCACGGGGAAAGGCGCGTGCCGGAGCGGAATTCTGCGCGCCCATCACGGCCCTGCACGGCCATGTGGATTACCTGCTGGGAAAAACCGATTTCGTGTTTCTGCCCCATTATCTGGAAAACCGGGAAAAGGACGGCAGCGCCCGGCGCCAGTACTGCTATTACTCCCAGTTTGGCCCGGCCCTGACCGCGGCCCTGGACGATTCCGGGCAAAATCGTATTGTTTCACCGGTGATCCGGTCTTTATACAATCCCTTTCACACCCGACTGGCCCTTTACCGGGCCGTGCGGCGGATGAATCCGGATCTCGGGTTCTTCGAGATCATCCGCGCTTATGAGCGGGCCCGGAGCCGGCATCAGACGGCTGTTGAAAAATGGCGCCAGGTTTTTGAACACCGGTTTTCCCCTTCCCAAGAAGTTTCCGTGATGTTTCTGGGCCGGCCCTACACGGTGCTGGACCCGGCCATGAACAAAAATATTCCGAAAATTTTCGGGAGCCTTGGGGTTAAGGGATTTTTTCAGGACATGCTGGATCTGGAAAACGGTGATTTTTCCGAAATTGCCGGGTTTCTGAATGAACTGCACTGGAATTATGCCGCAGACATCATCAAGGCGGCAAAGGTCGTGGCCGAGACCCCGGGCCTGTATCCGGTTTTAATGACCTCGTTTAAATGCTCACCGGATTCGTTTGTCCGGGATGTGTTCCAGTCCCTGATGGAAGGGGCCAATAAGCCGTATTTGATCCTGGAGCTTGACGAGCACGGGTCGAGTGTAGGCTATGAAACCCGGATTGAAGCGGCTGTGCGGGCGTTTGACAATCATTTCCACTCCGGCCGGCCCCAGAGAAACGATGCCGGCCGCATCAATCCGGCCAACGCATCGGGTATGCAGGCAAAGACCGTGGTTCTGCCCAGCTGGGACCCGATTACCTGCCGTTTGCTGGCGGCCAACCTCCGGCGGGAAGGCATTGATGCCAGAGCGGTCACTGAAACCCCGGATGCAATCCGGCGCAGCATGCAGTTAAACAGCGGCCAGTGCATTCCCATCAATGTCATGGCCCAGGAATTTGTGGACTATGTAACGGAAAACGATCTCGACCCGGCCAATACAGTGCTCTGGATGGGATACTCGGAGGTCCCCTGCAATATCCGGCTTTATCCCTACAAGATAAAGGAGATGATATCGTCTTTTGGCAGGGATATGGCCGGGGCGGAAGTGTATGCCGGTGAGATTTCATTTGCGGACGTATCCCTTCGGGCGGCCACAAATGCCTATTTCGCCTTTATGTTCGGCGGTTTGCTGCGGCGCATGGCCTGCCGCACCCGGCCTTATGAAAAAAATCCAGGCGCTGCAGACCGGGCGGTGGAAGCCGGTATCCGGACCCTTGAAAAAGCTTTTCTGGGACTGCAGGACAAGGAAACGGCCGTTATTGAAACCGTCAAGCGGTTTGAACATATTGAAACCGTTGCCGGCAGCCGGCCGAAGGTGGCCATTTTCGGGGACCTCTACGCCAGGGACAATCCCGTGTTTAACCAGGACCTGATCTCCCTGATCGAGGCTTGCGGCGGCGAGGCCCTGACCACGCCGTATACTGATTATGCCAAGATGATCGCACCGGCTTATTTCAAGAAATGGTTCACAGAGGGGCGTTTTGCGAGCCTTCTGGTCAACCGGGGCCTGCTGGCCACCATGGTGTACCGGGAAAAAGCCTATTACCGGCATTTCCAGAAGGTCTTAAAAGAGCCTGAACCGGTCTATGACGTGGCCCCTGAAAAGATCCTGGCCCAATTCGGCATGGTGGGCGAAAACACGGGCGAGTCCATGGACAATATCCTAAAGATCTACTACATTTGCCGACACCATCCCGAGGTGGCCCTGTTTGTGCAAACCTCGCCGGCGTTTTGCTGCCCGTCTCTGATCACCGAGGCCATGGCCAAAACCATTGAGACGCAAACCGGTGTGCCCATGGTGTCGATCACCTATGACGGCACTGGCGGGGAGAAAAATCGCAAGATCGTGCCTTATCTCAAGTTCGCCCGGCCCCCGGAGGCCGGCGGCGAAAGGGCTGATGCGGCCTGCCCGAAATCTGTGTGA
- the brnA gene encoding type II toxin-antitoxin system BrnA family antitoxin encodes MKAEELDQKFEKGEDITEFLDFAKARRPGRESRRVNVDFPEWMIHSLDKEAKRLGVPRQSIIKIWIAERLKELS; translated from the coding sequence ATGAAAGCTGAAGAACTGGATCAAAAATTTGAAAAAGGTGAAGATATCACCGAATTTCTGGATTTTGCCAAAGCCCGCCGGCCCGGCCGGGAATCTCGCCGCGTCAATGTTGATTTCCCCGAATGGATGATCCACAGCCTGGACAAGGAAGCCAAACGACTGGGGGTCCCCCGGCAATCCATCATTAAAATATGGATTGCAGAAAGGCTGAAGGAATTGAGCTGA